DNA sequence from the Sphingomonas bisphenolicum genome:
CCAAAGCCGGTCACGATGATGTGATTGTGCAGATCAGCCTGAATACGCGCCATGCGCCACCTGTAGAGGATATTGCGGAGGAAGAGGTTATAGGCCGTGCCGAGGAAGATCAGCCAGACGAACAGCCGGATCGGAGTGACGAAGATGGATTCGAACAGGCGCGCTTCCGGCGTCACCGGGACGATGTCGCCATAACCCACCGTCGTGACCGTTACGGTCGTAAAGTAGAGGACGTCGATGAAGCTGATTTTGTTGTCGTAATTATCCTTCAGCCCGTCGCGCCCGACCCAGTGGAGCAGCAGCACCAGCGCGATCAGCCCGAATACGAGCGCCACGCGCCAGACCAGGTCCGCCCACATCGGCATGGACGATCGCCGGCGCAGGAAACCGGCGGCGCCAGGCGTGGTGCGGACCTCGTTGATCCTCATGCCGGCGGCAACTGGCCGATCGGATTGACCGGCACCCGGTCCTTGCGCAGTTCGAAATGCAGCTTGGGCTTGCTGGCGTAGCCGGTGTCGCCGACCAGGCCGATGACCTGCCCCTTGGTCACCTTCTGCCCGCGCACCACATCGACGCGGCTCGCATGGCCATAGGCGCTGACCCAGCTACTCCCATGGTTGAGCAGCACCAGCCCGCCGAACACCGCCACCTTGTCCCCCGCATAGGCGACCACGCCATCGGCCGCCGCGCGGATCGGCGTGCCTGCGGGCGCAGCGATGTCGATGCCGTTATTCTTCGCGCCGCTTTCGCCGGGGCCGAAGCGGGACAGGATCACACCCTTGACCGGCCAGGCGAAGCTGCCGGCGAAGCGGCTGGGCTGGGCGATCGGCACGTTGGAGGGCAGGGGGCGGGGGGCGCTGGATGCGACGGCGACCGGCGCATTGTCCGCCGCGGCGGGCTGACCGCCGGTCAGCACATCGTCGATGTCGATGCGGAAGGCGGCGGCGCGCTGCTCGATGTCGGGCGCGCGGGTGGGGGCGTCGCCGGGCAACAACAGTCTTTGCCCCCGCCGCAGCATATAGGGTTCGGTAAGGCCATTGACCGCGACAATCCGGTTCCAGGCCACGCCATAGGCCGATGCGATGGCGATCCCCGTCTCCCCCTCCGCCACCAGATGGTAGCGGCCGCCGGGGATTTGTAGCCTCTGCCCTGTGCGGATC
Encoded proteins:
- a CDS encoding peptidoglycan DD-metalloendopeptidase family protein, which encodes MQRPSLLILPLGPLLLAACIPNQGERADPAPTPPPRMDADASTVELAETQPVWTAQQVVANARTVASATYVVQPGDTLRGVGNRTGAGSEAIARANSLAAPYAIRTGQRLQIPGGRYHLVAEGETGIAIASAYGVAWNRIVAVNGLTEPYMLRRGQRLLLPGDAPTRAPDIEQRAAAFRIDIDDVLTGGQPAAADNAPVAVASSAPRPLPSNVPIAQPSRFAGSFAWPVKGVILSRFGPGESGAKNNGIDIAAPAGTPIRAAADGVVAYAGDKVAVFGGLVLLNHGSSWVSAYGHASRVDVVRGQKVTKGQVIGLVGDTGYASKPKLHFELRKDRVPVNPIGQLPPA